One segment of Urocitellus parryii isolate mUroPar1 chromosome 5, mUroPar1.hap1, whole genome shotgun sequence DNA contains the following:
- the Resf1 gene encoding retroelement silencing factor 1 isoform X2, producing the protein MSWNAKPEGDMLPPPPPPPPPPYNKSQSSVLHQFFINQLTTTSPSSFSLLGNNEACMYSSNSNPVSQYPSNSNPVLQPVKNIRNYNTPQIPVSNTQNRTVMASQTSVERITCTQYTGPRQPNHNLQVSSGVSQNVWLNSSTRNSMPSHVEATICHQADVGTNMSNAHALQSQLVSSDRYSLQLQMNTSNSIRAPVTFQGDQGLSQSLSDRQVDWVQQYTSNEQTYRDYRRPPKQYSYSPQRFLQEPAVQKQNIVPQSFLQEPAVQKQNIKPQSFLQEPAVQKQNIAPQSYLQEPAVQKQNMLSTSSQVKNCQLPTLMHVLQSSQTLPVSSCQYPTQTNKRPPPLLPYPSGNGSQPLPNSQHVIKNLPTEVPQSPEVYSSELKDSTKGFHQPWPNSSENFHTIGNFCDLKVHTNIEQPFNEPVRSSVDSIQIPAQNNQEKRMESCNPASNRVLDTKEKLVRDIKSLVEIKKKFSELSRKIRINKNLLMGYRKTANSSCSEPAQPSEFSTQGISAKSDSHCSMELLTTCLNLWKKTPTTATEEASKPSKEKQCNELKTTAHGISMTTEGDEKGFCSVEGNSQNKRAESSQETTLTMITQNYDSSGANVTKGTELQIAIVSPLILSNVRSLPHKRMTPEALPELVYPVIKEGSICSLQSQMEKNKIVDASVNVNVNSPVANTTISTNAFPLTQKEKPTSGNSEHMPNTSQRKHCPLDDQQASYKSNSISAESDDILLIENICSLVEGDVTYNSQIAKIFNSSPLEKIDPQKLSSSYQQVINSSQQKEQVDNTTTNKDLGFQRDECVLCTDVPHETVDHSESLEPPGSLSFKYIETNRGIPEESNLEQTIGKESTGEDVHCSPPTIQQSIYPQEIKAASDVTTQDPARKEIHDDDTPVFYLHDQLSELLKEFPYGIEAVNLCEKSGGQKVTGQISQDQTGDKTICDSKDSTDQIQITILSSEKMKELFPEDGDPCDVDTEEACEVDRLAESQTEKPIAERSLSYPQATTSEASCDSVTWEPEKDKIHCCALGWLTTVYEGVPQCQCDSIKSSTPEEEKGKDHCSPLETKSCKQGETTSESDITILEYNVSDNPKTTLTLVAEKKNFPEICGDSIKNTSETKNCSLRTEQELPGQFSKCDGDKKDTSKAKQDSSLKEKELNCQFSPKGNKLDGLQSNTRKRKLKFHEVSFHLTNKMTMVCEEASQVNQQEKHIPQNSRPLQVKTKELHRRNGSLGHLLSPEKKKFKFRVGSSKQRHTEERKLDQGNILDGEINKEKSDKQEQKKNVGGTLKFCNILSNPNERDSVKENTKSSDLKHNSSKKIITPQEYLQRQKHKEWMANKTSEKTCVNNVPHDSDGRPSQLPVQMGNSGKPNEKPGSSTEASKEPANVLTSNVKSLKLHHSEKSKNDNSRNVKGRAEHMLPDKVCTDKTKADQKSTNTSSEVEFHQMPPQANKQRKLYLNRVAFKCTEQKSICLTQYDSSPPPKLQKDKEQEKNPQNSSPVKDTTVKPSMLEFKLCPDVLLKNENSVKKGNDQKPHSKEQEQAPVQVSGIKSTKEDWIKCVTVKKRKQETSQETDETNLRLCKRSFSTDGFEKVPNPIKDSVFQTYKQMYLEKRSRSLGSSPVK; encoded by the exons ATGAGTTGGAATGCAAAGCCAGAAGGTGATAtgttaccaccaccaccaccaccaccaccaccaccatataATAAAAGCCAGTCATCTGTTCTGCACCAGTTTTTTATAAACCAGCTTACCACAACATCTCCAAGTTCTTTCAGCCTTCTTGGAAATAATGAAGCATGCATGTATTCCAGTAATTCAAATCCAGTTTCACAATATCCCAGTAATTCAAATCCAGTTTTACAACCagtgaaaaatatcagaaattataATACTCCTCAAATTCCTGTTTCTAATACGCAAAACAGGACAGTGATGGCCTCACAAACATCAGTAGAAAGAAtaacatgcacacaatatactGGACCCAGACAACCAAATCATAATTTGCAAGTGTCTTCAGGAGTTTCGCAAAATGTATGGTTGAATTCATCAACGAGGAATTCCATGCCTTCTCATGTAGAGGCAACTATATGTCATCAGGCTGATGTTGGAACTAATATGTCTAATGCTCATGCACTACAGAGTCAACTTGTATCATCAGATAGGTATTCTTTGCAACTACAAATGAACACTTCAAATTCTATAAGAGCTCCTGTAACTTTTCAAGGAGATCAGGGACTTAGCCAATCACTATCAGATCGACAGGTTGATTGGGTGCAACAGTATACATCAAATGAACAGACTTATCGTGATTATAGACGACCTCCAAAGCAATACTCTTATTCACCACAAAGATTTTTACAAGAGCCAGCTGTTCAGAAACAAAACATTGTGCCACAAAGCTTTTTGCAAGAGCCAGCTGTTCAGAAACAAAACATTAAGCCACAAAGCTTTTTGCAAGAGCCAGCTGTTCAGAAACAAAACATTGCACCACAAAGCTATTTACAAGAGCCAGCTGTTCAGAAACAAAACATGCTATCTACATCATCTCAAGTTAAAAATTGTCAGCTTCCAACCTTAATGCACGTTTTACAGTCATCACAGACTCTGCCTGTGTCCTCATGTCAATACcctacacaaacaaacaaaagaccccctcctcttcttccttacccttcCGGAAATGGAAGCCAGCCTTTGCCAAATTCTCAACATGTTATAAAAAACTTGCCTACGGAAGTTCCTCAGAGTCCTGAAGTGTACTCATCTGAACTAAAAGACTCAACTAAAGGCTTTCATCAGCCCTGGCCAAACAGTAGTGAAAATTTTCACACAATTGGAAATTTCTGTGATTTGAAAGTACATACTAATATCGAACAGCCTTTTAATGAACCAGTTAGATCTTCTGTGGATAGTATTCAGATTCCTGCTCAAAATAATCAAGAGAAAAGAATGGAGTCCTGCAATCCAGCTTCAAATCGGGTACTAGACACGAAAGAAAAGTTAGTGAGAGATATTAAGTCATTGgtagaaattaaaaagaagttttcAGAACTTTCaaggaaaattagaattaataaaaatcttcTAATGGGATATAGGAAAACAGCAAATAGCTCTTGTAGTGAACCAGCTCAGCCTTCTGAATTCTCAACCCAAGGAATATCTGCTAAAAGTGACAGTCACTGTTCCATGGAATTGCTAACAACATGTCTTAATCTTTGGAAGAAGACACCAACAACAGCAACAGAAGAAGCTTCAAAACCTTCAAAGGAAAAGCAGTGTAATGAATTAAAAACAACTGCGCATGGAATTTCAATGACTACAGAGGGTGATGAGAAGGGGTTTTGTTCAGTTGAAGGAAATTCTCAGAATAAAAGGGCAGAGTCATCCCAGGAAACAACCTTGACAATGATAACACAAAATTATGACTCTTCTGGTGCAAATGTAACCAAGGGGACAGAACTTCAGATTGCTATTGTGTCACCCTTGATTCTTTCAAATGTCAGATCATTGCCTCACAAAAGAATGACACCTGAAGCTTTACCTGAACTGGTGTATCCAGTTATCAAAGAAGGTAGTATTTGTAGCTTACAaagtcaaatggaaaaaaataaaatagtggatGCTTCAGTGAACGTCAATGTTAACAGTCCAGTAGCCAATACTACAATATCAACCAATGCTTTTCCACTAACTCAGAAGGAAAAGCCAACTAGTGGTAATTCAGAACACATGCCTAATACCAGTCAAAGAAAGCACTGTCCTCTGGATGATCAGCAAGCCTCATATAAATCAAACAGCATTTCTGCTGAGAGTGATGATATATTactgattgaaaatatttgttctctTGTTGAAGGCGATGTAACTTATAATTCTCAAATAGCAAAGATATTCAACTCTTCCCCTTTGGAAAAGATCGACCCACAGAAACTCTCTTCATCCTATCAGCAAGTGATTAATAGCAGTCAACAAAAAGAGCAAGTAGATAATACCACTACAAATAAGGACCTTGGTTTTCAAAGAGATGAATGTGTGCTGTGCACAGATGTTCCTCATGAAACAGTTGATCATTCCGAGTCACTGGAACCTCCAGGGTCGTTATCTTTTAAGTATATTGAAACAAACAGAGGAATTCCAGAGGAAAGCAATTTAGAACAAACCATTGGAAAGGAAAGCACAGGTGAAGATGTACATTGTTCACCCCCCACAATTCAGCAGAGTATTTACCCTCAAGAAATCAAGGCAGCCAGTGATGTCACTACCCAAGATCCTGCAAGAAAGGAGATTCATGATGATGACACACCTGTGTTTTATCTACATGACCAGCTCTCAGAACTTCTAAAAGAGTTTCCCTATGGCATTGAAGCTGTGAACTTATGTGAAAAGTCTGGGGGCCAAAAAGTGACAGGTCAAATCTCACAAGATCAAACTGGCGATAAAACCATTTGTGATTCTAAGGACTCCACAGACCAAATACAAATTACCATATTAAGctcagaaaaaatgaaagaattatttccCGAAGATGGTGACCCCTGTGATGTAGACACAGAGGAAGCCTGTGAGGTAGATAGGTTGGCAGAATCTCAGACAGAGAAGCCTATAGCAGAAAGGAGCCTGTCTTACCCACAAGCAACTACCTCAGAAGCCAGTTGTGATTCTGTAACATGGGAACCAGAAAAGGACAAAATCCATTGCTGTGCATTGGGTTGGCTCACAACGGTCTATGAAGGAGTGCCTCAATGCCAGTGTGATTCCATCAAGAGTTCCAccccagaggaagagaaagggaaggatcACTGTTCTCCTTTGGAGACCAAGAGTTGTAAACAAGGAGAGACAACCTCAGAGAGTGATATCACTATCCTTGAATATAATGTTTCAGATAATCCAAAGACAACTCTTACTCTGgtggctgagaaaaaaaatttccctgaaaTATGTGGTGACAGTATAAAAAACACATCTGAAACAAAGAACTGCTCACTAAGGACAGAACAGGAATTACCTGGTCAGTTCTCTAAATGTGATGGCGATAAAAAGGACACATCTAAAGCGAAACAGGACAGCtccctaaaagaaaaagaattgaattGTCAATTTTCACCAAAAGGCAACAAACTAGATGGCTTGCAAAgtaatacaagaaaaagaaaattgaaatttcatGAAGTGTCTTTTCACTTGACTAATAAAATGACAATGGTTTGTGAAGAAGCTTCCCAGGTAAACCAGCAGGAGAAACACATACCACAGAACTCTCGTCCACTCCAAGTGAAAACTAAAGAGCTACATAGGAGGAATGGTTCTTTGGGACATTTATTatcaccagaaaagaaaaaatttaagtttaGGGTAGGTAGCTCCAAACAAAGacatacagaagaaagaaagttagACCAAGGGAACATACTGGATGGGGAGATAAACAAGGAAAAATCTGATAAAcaggaacagaagaaaaatgtgggAGGTACACTCAAATTCTGTAATATTTTGTCAAACCCTAACGAGAGAGATAGtgttaaagaaaacacaaagtccTCAGACTTGAAGCATAATTCATCTAAGAAAATCATAACACCGCAGGAATATTTACAAAGGCAGAAGCATAAAGAATGGATGGCCAACAAAACATCAGAGAAGACATGTGTTAACAATGTACCACATGATTCTGATGGGAGGCCCAGTCAGCTTCCTGTGCAGATGGGGAACTCTGGGAAACCAAATGAGAAACCAGGCAGCAGTACAGAGGCTTCTAAAGAACCAGCAAATGTGTTGACCAGCAATGTTAAAAGCCTCAAACTCCACCATTCTGAGAAGTCTAAGAATGACAATTCAAGGAATGTTAAAGGAAGAGCTGAGCACATGCTGCCTGACAAAGTGTGTACTGATAAAACCAAAGCCGACCAAAAATCCACCAATACAAGTAGTGAAGTTGAATTCCACCAAATGCCTCCCCaagcaaacaagcaaagaaaattgTATCTGAACAGAGTTGCGTTTAAGTGCACGGAACAGAAAAGCATTTGTCTCACCCAGTATGACAGTTCACCACCCCCAAAGCTTCAGAAAGACAAAGAGCAGGAAAAGAACCCTCAGAACTCTTCTCCTGTGAAAGACACCACAGTAAAACCAAGCATGTTAGAGTTTAAATTATGTCCAGATGTACTGTTAAAGAATGAAAACTCTGTCAAAAAAGGGAATGATCAGAAGCCTCATTCTAAGGAGCAAGAGCAAGCCCCGGTGCAAG tttcaggaataaaaagtacaaaagaagATTGGATAAAATGTGTAACtgtgaagaaaaggaagcaggaaaCCAGCCAAGAAACAG atGAGACTAATTTAAGACTTTGCAAGAGAAGCTTCAGTACAGATGGATTTGAGAAAGTACCAAACCCTATAAAAGATTCAGTGTTTCAGACCTACAAACAGATGTACCTGGAGAAAAGAAGCAGAAGCCTTGGTAGCAGCCCTGTAAAGTAA
- the Resf1 gene encoding retroelement silencing factor 1 isoform X3, whose translation MSWNAKPEGDMLPPPPPPPPPPYNKSQSSVLHQFFINQLTTTSPSSFSLLGNNEACMYSSNSNPVSQYPSNSNPVLQPVKNIRNYNTPQIPVSNTQNRTVMASQTSVERITCTQYTGPRQPNHNLQVSSGVSQNVWLNSSTRNSMPSHVEATICHQADVGTNMSNAHALQSQLVSSDRYSLQLQMNTSNSIRAPVTFQGDQGLSQSLSDRQVDWVQQYTSNEQTYRDYRRPPKQYSYSPQRFLQEPAVQKQNIVPQSFLQEPAVQKQNIKPQSFLQEPAVQKQNIAPQSYLQEPAVQKQNMLSTSSQVKNCQLPTLMHVLQSSQTLPVSSCQYPTQTNKRPPPLLPYPSGNGSQPLPNSQHVIKNLPTEVPQSPEVYSSELKDSTKGFHQPWPNSSENFHTIGNFCDLKVHTNIEQPFNEPVRSSVDSIQIPAQNNQEKRMESCNPASNRVLDTKEKLVRDIKSLVEIKKKFSELSRKIRINKNLLMGYRKTANSSCSEPAQPSEFSTQGISAKSDSHCSMELLTTCLNLWKKTPTTATEEASKPSKEKQCNELKTTAHGISMTTEGDEKGFCSVEGNSQNKRAESSQETTLTMITQNYDSSGANVTKGTELQIAIVSPLILSNVRSLPHKRMTPEALPELVYPVIKEGSICSLQSQMEKNKIVDASVNVNVNSPVANTTISTNAFPLTQKEKPTSGNSEHMPNTSQRKHCPLDDQQASYKSNSISAESDDILLIENICSLVEGDVTYNSQIAKIFNSSPLEKIDPQKLSSSYQQVINSSQQKEQVDNTTTNKDLGFQRDECVLCTDVPHETVDHSESLEPPGSLSFKYIETNRGIPEESNLEQTIGKESTGEDVHCSPPTIQQSIYPQEIKAASDVTTQDPARKEIHDDDTPVFYLHDQLSELLKEFPYGIEAVNLCEKSGGQKVTGQISQDQTGDKTICDSKDSTDQIQITILSSEKMKELFPEDGDPCDVDTEEACEVDRLAESQTEKPIAERSLSYPQATTSEASCDSVTWEPEKDKIHCCALGWLTTVYEGVPQCQCDSIKSSTPEEEKGKDHCSPLETKSCKQGETTSESDITILEYNVSDNPKTTLTLVAEKKNFPEICGDSIKNTSETKNCSLRTEQELPGQFSKCDGDKKDTSKAKQDSSLKEKELNCQFSPKGNKLDGLQSNTRKRKLKFHEVSFHLTNKMTMVCEEASQVNQQEKHIPQNSRPLQVKTKELHRRNGSLGHLLSPEKKKFKFRVGSSKQRHTEERKLDQGNILDGEINKEKSDKQEQKKNVGGTLKFCNILSNPNERDSVKENTKSSDLKHNSSKKIITPQEYLQRQKHKEWMANKTSEKTCVNNVPHDSDGRPSQLPVQMGNSGKPNEKPGSSTEASKEPANVLTSNVKSLKLHHSEKSKNDNSRNVKGRAEHMLPDKVCTDKTKADQKSTNTSSEVEFHQMPPQANKQRKLYLNRVAFKCTEQKSICLTQYDSSPPPKLQKDKEQEKNPQNSSPVKDTTVKPSMLEFKLCPDVLLKNENSVKKGNDQKPHSKEQEQAPVQVSGIKSTKEDWIKCVTVKKRKQETSQETEMGSH comes from the exons ATGAGTTGGAATGCAAAGCCAGAAGGTGATAtgttaccaccaccaccaccaccaccaccaccaccatataATAAAAGCCAGTCATCTGTTCTGCACCAGTTTTTTATAAACCAGCTTACCACAACATCTCCAAGTTCTTTCAGCCTTCTTGGAAATAATGAAGCATGCATGTATTCCAGTAATTCAAATCCAGTTTCACAATATCCCAGTAATTCAAATCCAGTTTTACAACCagtgaaaaatatcagaaattataATACTCCTCAAATTCCTGTTTCTAATACGCAAAACAGGACAGTGATGGCCTCACAAACATCAGTAGAAAGAAtaacatgcacacaatatactGGACCCAGACAACCAAATCATAATTTGCAAGTGTCTTCAGGAGTTTCGCAAAATGTATGGTTGAATTCATCAACGAGGAATTCCATGCCTTCTCATGTAGAGGCAACTATATGTCATCAGGCTGATGTTGGAACTAATATGTCTAATGCTCATGCACTACAGAGTCAACTTGTATCATCAGATAGGTATTCTTTGCAACTACAAATGAACACTTCAAATTCTATAAGAGCTCCTGTAACTTTTCAAGGAGATCAGGGACTTAGCCAATCACTATCAGATCGACAGGTTGATTGGGTGCAACAGTATACATCAAATGAACAGACTTATCGTGATTATAGACGACCTCCAAAGCAATACTCTTATTCACCACAAAGATTTTTACAAGAGCCAGCTGTTCAGAAACAAAACATTGTGCCACAAAGCTTTTTGCAAGAGCCAGCTGTTCAGAAACAAAACATTAAGCCACAAAGCTTTTTGCAAGAGCCAGCTGTTCAGAAACAAAACATTGCACCACAAAGCTATTTACAAGAGCCAGCTGTTCAGAAACAAAACATGCTATCTACATCATCTCAAGTTAAAAATTGTCAGCTTCCAACCTTAATGCACGTTTTACAGTCATCACAGACTCTGCCTGTGTCCTCATGTCAATACcctacacaaacaaacaaaagaccccctcctcttcttccttacccttcCGGAAATGGAAGCCAGCCTTTGCCAAATTCTCAACATGTTATAAAAAACTTGCCTACGGAAGTTCCTCAGAGTCCTGAAGTGTACTCATCTGAACTAAAAGACTCAACTAAAGGCTTTCATCAGCCCTGGCCAAACAGTAGTGAAAATTTTCACACAATTGGAAATTTCTGTGATTTGAAAGTACATACTAATATCGAACAGCCTTTTAATGAACCAGTTAGATCTTCTGTGGATAGTATTCAGATTCCTGCTCAAAATAATCAAGAGAAAAGAATGGAGTCCTGCAATCCAGCTTCAAATCGGGTACTAGACACGAAAGAAAAGTTAGTGAGAGATATTAAGTCATTGgtagaaattaaaaagaagttttcAGAACTTTCaaggaaaattagaattaataaaaatcttcTAATGGGATATAGGAAAACAGCAAATAGCTCTTGTAGTGAACCAGCTCAGCCTTCTGAATTCTCAACCCAAGGAATATCTGCTAAAAGTGACAGTCACTGTTCCATGGAATTGCTAACAACATGTCTTAATCTTTGGAAGAAGACACCAACAACAGCAACAGAAGAAGCTTCAAAACCTTCAAAGGAAAAGCAGTGTAATGAATTAAAAACAACTGCGCATGGAATTTCAATGACTACAGAGGGTGATGAGAAGGGGTTTTGTTCAGTTGAAGGAAATTCTCAGAATAAAAGGGCAGAGTCATCCCAGGAAACAACCTTGACAATGATAACACAAAATTATGACTCTTCTGGTGCAAATGTAACCAAGGGGACAGAACTTCAGATTGCTATTGTGTCACCCTTGATTCTTTCAAATGTCAGATCATTGCCTCACAAAAGAATGACACCTGAAGCTTTACCTGAACTGGTGTATCCAGTTATCAAAGAAGGTAGTATTTGTAGCTTACAaagtcaaatggaaaaaaataaaatagtggatGCTTCAGTGAACGTCAATGTTAACAGTCCAGTAGCCAATACTACAATATCAACCAATGCTTTTCCACTAACTCAGAAGGAAAAGCCAACTAGTGGTAATTCAGAACACATGCCTAATACCAGTCAAAGAAAGCACTGTCCTCTGGATGATCAGCAAGCCTCATATAAATCAAACAGCATTTCTGCTGAGAGTGATGATATATTactgattgaaaatatttgttctctTGTTGAAGGCGATGTAACTTATAATTCTCAAATAGCAAAGATATTCAACTCTTCCCCTTTGGAAAAGATCGACCCACAGAAACTCTCTTCATCCTATCAGCAAGTGATTAATAGCAGTCAACAAAAAGAGCAAGTAGATAATACCACTACAAATAAGGACCTTGGTTTTCAAAGAGATGAATGTGTGCTGTGCACAGATGTTCCTCATGAAACAGTTGATCATTCCGAGTCACTGGAACCTCCAGGGTCGTTATCTTTTAAGTATATTGAAACAAACAGAGGAATTCCAGAGGAAAGCAATTTAGAACAAACCATTGGAAAGGAAAGCACAGGTGAAGATGTACATTGTTCACCCCCCACAATTCAGCAGAGTATTTACCCTCAAGAAATCAAGGCAGCCAGTGATGTCACTACCCAAGATCCTGCAAGAAAGGAGATTCATGATGATGACACACCTGTGTTTTATCTACATGACCAGCTCTCAGAACTTCTAAAAGAGTTTCCCTATGGCATTGAAGCTGTGAACTTATGTGAAAAGTCTGGGGGCCAAAAAGTGACAGGTCAAATCTCACAAGATCAAACTGGCGATAAAACCATTTGTGATTCTAAGGACTCCACAGACCAAATACAAATTACCATATTAAGctcagaaaaaatgaaagaattatttccCGAAGATGGTGACCCCTGTGATGTAGACACAGAGGAAGCCTGTGAGGTAGATAGGTTGGCAGAATCTCAGACAGAGAAGCCTATAGCAGAAAGGAGCCTGTCTTACCCACAAGCAACTACCTCAGAAGCCAGTTGTGATTCTGTAACATGGGAACCAGAAAAGGACAAAATCCATTGCTGTGCATTGGGTTGGCTCACAACGGTCTATGAAGGAGTGCCTCAATGCCAGTGTGATTCCATCAAGAGTTCCAccccagaggaagagaaagggaaggatcACTGTTCTCCTTTGGAGACCAAGAGTTGTAAACAAGGAGAGACAACCTCAGAGAGTGATATCACTATCCTTGAATATAATGTTTCAGATAATCCAAAGACAACTCTTACTCTGgtggctgagaaaaaaaatttccctgaaaTATGTGGTGACAGTATAAAAAACACATCTGAAACAAAGAACTGCTCACTAAGGACAGAACAGGAATTACCTGGTCAGTTCTCTAAATGTGATGGCGATAAAAAGGACACATCTAAAGCGAAACAGGACAGCtccctaaaagaaaaagaattgaattGTCAATTTTCACCAAAAGGCAACAAACTAGATGGCTTGCAAAgtaatacaagaaaaagaaaattgaaatttcatGAAGTGTCTTTTCACTTGACTAATAAAATGACAATGGTTTGTGAAGAAGCTTCCCAGGTAAACCAGCAGGAGAAACACATACCACAGAACTCTCGTCCACTCCAAGTGAAAACTAAAGAGCTACATAGGAGGAATGGTTCTTTGGGACATTTATTatcaccagaaaagaaaaaatttaagtttaGGGTAGGTAGCTCCAAACAAAGacatacagaagaaagaaagttagACCAAGGGAACATACTGGATGGGGAGATAAACAAGGAAAAATCTGATAAAcaggaacagaagaaaaatgtgggAGGTACACTCAAATTCTGTAATATTTTGTCAAACCCTAACGAGAGAGATAGtgttaaagaaaacacaaagtccTCAGACTTGAAGCATAATTCATCTAAGAAAATCATAACACCGCAGGAATATTTACAAAGGCAGAAGCATAAAGAATGGATGGCCAACAAAACATCAGAGAAGACATGTGTTAACAATGTACCACATGATTCTGATGGGAGGCCCAGTCAGCTTCCTGTGCAGATGGGGAACTCTGGGAAACCAAATGAGAAACCAGGCAGCAGTACAGAGGCTTCTAAAGAACCAGCAAATGTGTTGACCAGCAATGTTAAAAGCCTCAAACTCCACCATTCTGAGAAGTCTAAGAATGACAATTCAAGGAATGTTAAAGGAAGAGCTGAGCACATGCTGCCTGACAAAGTGTGTACTGATAAAACCAAAGCCGACCAAAAATCCACCAATACAAGTAGTGAAGTTGAATTCCACCAAATGCCTCCCCaagcaaacaagcaaagaaaattgTATCTGAACAGAGTTGCGTTTAAGTGCACGGAACAGAAAAGCATTTGTCTCACCCAGTATGACAGTTCACCACCCCCAAAGCTTCAGAAAGACAAAGAGCAGGAAAAGAACCCTCAGAACTCTTCTCCTGTGAAAGACACCACAGTAAAACCAAGCATGTTAGAGTTTAAATTATGTCCAGATGTACTGTTAAAGAATGAAAACTCTGTCAAAAAAGGGAATGATCAGAAGCCTCATTCTAAGGAGCAAGAGCAAGCCCCGGTGCAAG tttcaggaataaaaagtacaaaagaagATTGGATAAAATGTGTAACtgtgaagaaaaggaagcaggaaaCCAGCCAAGAAACAG agatggggtctcactga